The Ahaetulla prasina isolate Xishuangbanna chromosome 3, ASM2864084v1, whole genome shotgun sequence genome window below encodes:
- the TTLL9 gene encoding probable tubulin polyglutamylase TTLL9 yields MKLGNRSGEGRGCWKMPGGRSSDGLQVRSVTLEEANQGLPKCRSLSPPPFPKLGPPLFYAPLQKRRSGARPPTRHAIRGGGGTFLRLPPLSPAHRIPGCPGDGTRIGGRTSMAKNKNANHKGPYGCQKLKEREPRASIRFKCALTNTILDVLQQRPGWVEVKDEGEWDFYWCDVRWLQENFDHTYMDEHVRISHFRNHYELTRKNYTVKNLKRLRKQLERDSGKLEAMKCDFFPKTFEMPSEYHLFVEEFRKNPGITWIMKPVARSQGRGIFLFRKLKDVIDWRKDAVRPDDQKDDIPVENYVAQRYIENPYLIGGRKFDLRVYVLVMSYLPLKAWLYRDGFARFSNTRFTLNTLDDQYIHLTNVAVQKTAPDYDPEKGCKWMIQQFRLYLTAKHGAEAVEMLFSEMDNIFIKSLQSVQKVIISDKHCFELYGYDILIDQNLKPWLLEVNASPSLTASSQEDHDLKTRILEDTLNIVDMEGRLTGKEKRVGGFDLMWNDGPISREDANLDTPMNGFVSNTHLGYSNDRKKQLKQLFKSIQAQQKI; encoded by the exons atGAAACTCGGGAACAggtcgggggaggggaggggctgttGGAAGATGCCCGGGGGTCGCAGCTCGGATGGCCTGCAGGTGCGGAGCGTTACTCTCGAGGAAGCCAACCAGGGGCTTCCAAAATGCAGaagcctctcccccccacccttcccaAAGTTGGGACCACCCCTCTTTTACGCCCCTCTGCAAAAGAGACGAAGCGGGGCGAGACCACCCACCAGGCATGCAataaggggcgggggggggacttTCCTCCGCCTCCCCCCACTAAGCCCCGCCCATAGAATCCCCGGTTGCCCCGGCGACGGGACGCGCATCGGAGGAAGGACCAGCATGGCCAAGAACAAG AACGCAAACCATAAAGGACCATACGGTTGCCAAAAGCTGAAAGAACG GGAACCCCGAGCTTCCATCCGATTCAAGTGTGCCCTCACCAACACCATCTTAGATGTCCTTCAGCAGAGACCCGGATGGGTGGAAGTGAAAGa CGAGGGCGAGTGGGACTTCTACTGGTGCGACGTCCGCTGGCTGCAGGAGAACTTTGACCACACCTACATGGACGAGCATGTCCGCATCAGCCACTTCCGCAACCATTACGAG CTGACTCGGAAGAACTACACCGTCAAAAACTTGAAGCGCCTCCGGAAACAGCTGGAGAGGGACTCCGGGAAGCTGGAGGCCATGAAGTGCGACTTCTTCCCCAAGACCTTCGAGATGCCGTCCGAGTATCACCTGTTTGTGGAGGAGTTTCGGAAGAATCCCGGCATCACCTGGATCATGAAACCg GTTGCCCGATCTCAAGGGAGAGGCATTTTTCTCTTCCGGAAACTCAAGGATGTGATTGATTGGAGGAAG GATGCCGTGCGCCCCGATGATCAGAAAGACGACATTCCGGTGGAGAATTACGTTGCTCAGCGTTATATCGAGAACCCGTACCTAATAGGGG GTCGGAAATTCGACTTACGGGTCTACGTTTTGGTAATGTCG TATCTCCCTCTCAAAGCATGGCTTTACCGAGACGGTTTTGCTCGCTTCTCCAACACGCGGTTCACCTTGAACACCCTGGATGACCAGT ACATTCACCTAACCAACGTAGCTGTGCAGAAGACGGCCCCCGACTATGATCCAGAGAAA GGCTGTAAATGGATGATCCAGCAATTCCGCCTTTACCTGACGGCCAAGCACGGGGCCGAAGCCGTGGAGATGCTCTTCTCCGAGATGGACAACATTTTCATCAAGAGCCTCCAGAGCGTCCAGAAAGTCATCATCAGCGACAAGCATTGCTTTGAGCTCTACGGCTACGACATCCTGATCGACCAGAACCTCAAGCC GTGGCTCTTAGAGGTCAATGCCTCCCCTTCTCTCACCGCTAGCAGCCAGGAAGACCACGACCTCAAGACACGCATCTTGGAAGACACCTTGAACATTGTGGACATGGAAGGCCG TTTGACAGGGAAGGAAAAACGTGTTGGGGGCTTTGATCTCATGTGGAACGACGGCCCCATCAGCAGAGAAGACGCAAACCTGGACACGCCGATGAACGGCTTCGTGTCGAACACCCACCTAG GTTACAGCAATGACAGAAAGAAACAGCTGAAGCAGCTTTTCAAGTCGATCCAGGCTCAGCAAAAAATTTAA